One part of the Bacteroidia bacterium genome encodes these proteins:
- a CDS encoding radical SAM protein: MFGGFLKNFFPGSNTGKQASLNRFPYLGKYDETRPKEKRASLCWAPGTNMYFTQNGEVKVCCHNMEFVAGKYPEQRLKEIWKSASAQLMRADMKNYTLGKGCEICKMDLESGAFEEVRARHFDHIPIHPEYPTQMEFLLTNTCNLECVMCVGKFSSSIRKNVENLPPIPYVYDDAFLEELEEFIPYLKETRFSGSGEAFLIDANYQIWEKLVRLNPNCKIMVQTNGTVLNNRVKEILEKGNFHIGVSLDSLKKEVFEGIRPNAKFERVLEHIEFFAEYCRQGNRKFNISTCVMRQNWKEMPDFVKFSNGLGAVQTFHKVWNPRKFALNNLSSQDLDAIYSYLGQYDFETNTHLQALNRNHYHYFKNVVGDWKSEAIRREKELQHISDRGIENVVKEWWDEKKMEELEAGVNTEEGFDALKTVIYNRIHFYLVENQNDMEGNVEPRYHQIVSKIDSFLGYLPLKSLKEMALKEMVRVEIKFVVDAFGNHSTIELLKMAKDHLHF, encoded by the coding sequence ATGTTTGGAGGCTTTTTAAAGAATTTTTTTCCCGGTTCAAATACCGGAAAGCAAGCCTCGTTGAATCGATTTCCTTACCTTGGAAAATACGATGAAACCAGGCCCAAAGAGAAAAGAGCTTCGCTTTGCTGGGCACCGGGAACCAATATGTATTTTACCCAAAATGGAGAGGTGAAAGTGTGTTGCCATAACATGGAATTTGTTGCCGGAAAATACCCGGAACAGCGTTTAAAGGAGATTTGGAAAAGTGCTTCGGCTCAACTAATGCGAGCCGATATGAAAAACTATACCTTGGGTAAGGGCTGTGAAATTTGTAAAATGGACTTGGAATCCGGTGCTTTTGAAGAGGTGAGAGCCAGGCATTTTGATCACATTCCAATTCACCCGGAATATCCTACCCAAATGGAATTTTTGCTCACCAATACCTGTAACCTGGAATGCGTGATGTGTGTGGGTAAATTTTCGTCATCGATTCGAAAGAACGTAGAAAATTTGCCTCCGATTCCCTATGTGTATGACGATGCTTTTTTAGAAGAGTTAGAAGAGTTTATACCGTATTTAAAAGAAACTCGATTTAGTGGGTCGGGTGAAGCTTTCCTAATCGATGCCAATTATCAGATATGGGAGAAGTTGGTCAGGCTAAATCCGAATTGCAAAATTATGGTTCAAACCAATGGAACCGTGCTCAATAATCGGGTAAAGGAAATTTTAGAAAAAGGGAATTTTCACATTGGAGTAAGTCTGGATTCACTAAAAAAAGAAGTGTTTGAAGGGATTAGACCCAATGCTAAGTTTGAAAGGGTTTTAGAGCATATTGAGTTTTTTGCTGAGTACTGTAGGCAAGGAAATCGGAAATTTAATATTAGTACCTGCGTTATGCGGCAAAATTGGAAAGAAATGCCTGATTTTGTGAAGTTTAGTAATGGATTGGGCGCAGTTCAAACCTTTCATAAAGTGTGGAATCCACGAAAATTTGCTTTAAATAATTTGAGTTCTCAGGATTTGGATGCGATTTATTCCTATTTGGGACAGTACGATTTTGAAACCAATACCCACCTTCAAGCCTTGAATCGAAACCATTACCACTATTTTAAAAATGTGGTCGGTGATTGGAAATCGGAGGCAATTCGAAGAGAAAAAGAGCTGCAGCATATAAGCGATCGTGGAATAGAAAATGTAGTGAAGGAGTGGTGGGATGAAAAGAAAATGGAAGAGTTGGAAGCAGGAGTTAATACCGAGGAGGGTTTTGATGCTTTGAAAACGGTGATATACAATCGGATTCATTTTTATTTGGTTGAAAATCAAAATGATATGGAGGGAAATGTAGAACCCCGTTACCATCAGATTGTTTCTAAAATAGATAGTTTCTTGGGGTATTTGCCTTTAAAATCCTTGAAAGAAATGGCTTTAAAGGAAATGGTAAGGGTGGAAATTAAGTTTGTAGTAGATGCATTTGGCAATCATTCCACCATCGAGTTGTTAAAAATGGCCAAGGATCATCTTCATTTTTAG
- a CDS encoding phospho-sugar mutase, with the protein MNSVQSPVLNTTLSMEIRKKAEQWLGNEYDEQTRAAVKQLLETDEKELIDSFYTQLEFGTGGLRGVMGVGTNRMNIYTVMMATQGLATYINQQVKGKVPRVAIAYDSRNNSPLFARKAAEVLAANGIEAHLFSALRPTPLLSFAVRYLQCQSGIVVTASHNPKEYNGYKVYWEDGGQILPPHDKNIIWEVEKIQGFSEVKTSYSSDLIKEIGEEVELAYLEEVKKLSLSKEAVIRQNGLKIVYTSLHGTGISLLPKCLENFGFNNVHIVQEQAIPDGNFPTVHSPNPEERAAMAIAMQQADKLGADLVLATDPDSDRVGIAIRNEQGQLELLNGNQTAVLLVNYLIQKNKENGSLRSNHFVGKTIVTTYMLDRMAEKMGLKVYNVLTGFKYIAELIRNLEGKEVFLGGGEESYGYLAGDFVRDKDAILSATLIAEMCAWAADNGKSLATLLKELYVEYGFFKESLISVTKKGKSGVEEIAGLMEKFRTNPPSVLGGFSVVRIKDFKTQKIIDLSGNPVGHTQLPKSNVLQFELENGSLVTVRPSGTEPKIKYYFSVNENLDNTANFAAVEGVLNARLSSLEEAMKSF; encoded by the coding sequence ATGAACTCCGTACAAAGCCCGGTTTTAAACACAACCTTATCCATGGAAATTCGCAAAAAGGCCGAACAATGGCTTGGAAATGAATACGATGAACAAACTCGTGCAGCAGTAAAACAATTGCTGGAAACGGATGAAAAGGAACTGATAGATAGCTTTTATACTCAATTGGAATTTGGTACAGGTGGTTTGCGAGGGGTAATGGGAGTTGGAACCAACCGAATGAATATATATACGGTTATGATGGCCACCCAGGGATTGGCCACTTATATCAATCAGCAAGTTAAAGGAAAGGTGCCAAGGGTTGCAATTGCTTACGATAGCAGAAACAACAGTCCTTTATTTGCACGAAAGGCGGCTGAGGTATTGGCTGCAAATGGGATTGAAGCACATTTGTTTTCTGCCTTAAGGCCAACTCCATTGTTATCATTCGCTGTTCGTTATTTACAATGTCAATCGGGAATTGTGGTTACAGCTTCACATAATCCAAAGGAATACAATGGGTATAAAGTTTATTGGGAAGACGGTGGTCAAATTTTGCCACCCCACGATAAAAACATTATTTGGGAAGTAGAAAAGATACAAGGGTTTTCGGAAGTTAAAACTTCGTACAGTTCCGACTTAATAAAGGAAATAGGGGAGGAGGTTGAGCTAGCTTATTTAGAAGAGGTAAAAAAACTATCTTTATCCAAAGAGGCTGTTATTCGCCAAAACGGGTTGAAGATCGTTTACACCTCCTTGCATGGTACCGGAATTAGTTTATTACCAAAGTGTTTAGAGAATTTTGGTTTCAATAATGTACACATAGTACAAGAGCAAGCCATACCTGATGGAAATTTTCCAACGGTACATTCTCCGAATCCGGAGGAGCGGGCCGCCATGGCTATAGCAATGCAACAAGCCGATAAGCTAGGTGCTGATTTGGTTTTGGCAACTGATCCGGACAGTGATAGGGTTGGGATAGCTATACGCAACGAACAAGGTCAATTGGAATTGCTGAATGGAAACCAAACGGCTGTATTGTTGGTTAATTACCTTATTCAGAAGAACAAGGAAAATGGAAGTTTAAGATCCAATCATTTTGTAGGGAAAACCATTGTAACAACCTATATGCTGGATCGGATGGCCGAGAAAATGGGACTCAAGGTGTATAATGTTCTGACCGGGTTCAAGTATATTGCTGAATTGATAAGAAATTTAGAAGGTAAAGAAGTGTTTTTAGGTGGAGGAGAAGAGAGTTATGGCTATTTAGCCGGGGATTTTGTAAGGGATAAGGATGCCATTTTATCGGCTACCTTAATTGCCGAAATGTGTGCTTGGGCTGCAGATAATGGTAAGTCGTTGGCAACTTTACTGAAGGAATTGTACGTGGAATATGGCTTTTTTAAAGAAAGCTTGATATCGGTTACTAAGAAAGGCAAATCAGGCGTAGAGGAAATAGCAGGTTTGATGGAAAAGTTTCGTACCAATCCTCCATCCGTTTTAGGAGGTTTTAGCGTGGTTCGAATTAAGGATTTCAAAACTCAAAAAATAATTGATTTATCAGGTAATCCGGTTGGTCATACTCAATTACCAAAGAGTAATGTGTTGCAGTTTGAATTAGAAAATGGGTCGTTGGTAACCGTGAGGCCAAGTGGTACAGAACCAAAAATTAAATATTATTTCTCAGTGAATGAAAACTTGGATAATACAGCTAATTTTGCGGCTGTTGAAGGAGTTTTAAACGCTCGTCTTTCATCTTTGGAAGAAGCGATGAAATCCTTTTAA